A portion of the Ferrovum sp. JA12 genome contains these proteins:
- a CDS encoding DUF2285 domain-containing protein: MADSSAVHWHPSAAYLYVLHLDGPALAWEYLRRNPEYRLAWQHHRHRPQHEAQRWGLRLLEDPTRDARDAHPDWFPDPSSVVQVYPDADPTADALPFQLWCFPGRKHLTHDGKRLVLTTQLVDHMLRMAISPALEDGMAYAYAVRAGCQLRERWRAIEAELAVLDAANARRAAITTNRPSRAAMLHMRTLQALDGTLAGASQRGVAEVLFGITAVAERWYDDSDLRAQVRRLIRRGQTLMAGGYHRLL; encoded by the coding sequence ATGGCAGATTCGAGCGCCGTTCACTGGCATCCCAGCGCTGCATACCTGTACGTCCTGCATCTGGACGGCCCCGCGCTGGCTTGGGAATACCTGCGGCGCAACCCGGAATACAGGCTCGCCTGGCAACACCACCGGCACCGTCCGCAACACGAAGCGCAACGCTGGGGCTTGCGCCTGCTGGAAGACCCCACGCGCGATGCACGCGACGCGCACCCCGACTGGTTCCCTGATCCTTCTTCGGTAGTCCAGGTCTATCCCGATGCCGATCCCACAGCCGATGCGCTGCCGTTCCAGCTCTGGTGCTTCCCCGGCCGCAAGCACCTGACGCACGACGGCAAGCGCTTGGTGCTGACCACCCAGCTCGTCGACCACATGCTGCGCATGGCAATATCGCCCGCACTGGAAGACGGCATGGCTTACGCCTATGCCGTCCGCGCCGGTTGCCAGCTCCGCGAGCGCTGGCGCGCAATCGAAGCCGAGCTGGCGGTGCTCGACGCCGCCAACGCACGCCGCGCCGCGATAACAACGAACAGGCCAAGCCGCGCGGCTATGCTCCACATGCGCACCCTGCAGGCGCTCGACGGCACGCTGGCGGGTGCCTCTCAGCGCGGCGTGGCCGAAGTGTTGTTCGGCATCACCGCCGTCGCCGAGCGCTGGTATGACGACAGCGATCTGCGCGCCCAGGTTCGCCGCTTGATCCGGCGCGGGCAGACGCTCATGGCTGGTGGATACCACCGCCTACTCTAA
- a CDS encoding DUF2958 domain-containing protein translates to MKPLINDDHRNQLLDNGAAAARGEKRDPLPVVKLFTLDAHATWLLTELDPDDGDTAFGLLDLGMGKPELGYVRLSVLEGIRGPRNLAVVRDLHFTPKRRLSEYVRLARTDGSIND, encoded by the coding sequence ATGAAACCACTCATCAACGACGATCACCGCAACCAACTGCTGGACAACGGTGCTGCCGCCGCGCGCGGCGAGAAGCGCGACCCGCTGCCGGTCGTCAAGCTGTTCACCCTGGACGCACACGCGACCTGGCTGTTGACCGAACTCGATCCAGACGACGGCGATACCGCGTTCGGCCTGCTCGACCTCGGCATGGGCAAGCCGGAACTCGGTTATGTGAGGTTGTCCGTCCTGGAAGGCATTCGCGGGCCGCGGAACCTGGCCGTTGTACGTGATCTGCATTTCACGCCAAAGCGACGACTGTCTGAGTACGTCCGGCTGGCGCGAACCGATGGATCAATCAACGATTGA
- a CDS encoding helix-turn-helix domain-containing protein, translating to MTSKNSFPAALKTVRKARGLSQEAFSDVSSRTYMSSLERGLKSPTLSKVAELCEVMDVHPLTLLTLAYGGDSKGVSEVIERVRRELAAIQAQKGK from the coding sequence ATGACATCGAAGAACTCATTCCCTGCGGCGCTCAAGACAGTCAGAAAAGCCCGTGGCCTCAGCCAGGAAGCTTTCTCGGACGTGTCGAGCCGCACGTACATGAGTTCGCTCGAACGTGGCCTGAAAAGCCCGACCTTGAGCAAGGTCGCCGAGCTGTGCGAGGTCATGGACGTGCATCCGCTCACACTGCTGACGCTGGCCTATGGCGGCGACAGCAAGGGGGTGAGCGAAGTCATCGAGCGCGTGCGGCGCGAGCTGGCCGCCATCCAGGCCCAGAAGGGCAAGTAG
- a CDS encoding DUF2958 domain-containing protein: MTKLITDEQRAQLLANGRQSLENENFDPPPVVKLFTPDAGATWLLTEIDPDDHDHVFGLCDLGQGFPELGYVSLAELQSVRGRLGLPVERDLHFIATKAISAYAREARLAERIVT, translated from the coding sequence ATGACGAAGCTCATCACCGACGAACAACGCGCACAACTGCTAGCCAACGGCAGGCAGTCCCTCGAAAACGAAAACTTCGACCCACCACCCGTGGTCAAGCTGTTCACCCCTGACGCGGGCGCGACCTGGCTGCTCACCGAGATCGACCCGGACGATCACGACCATGTTTTCGGACTTTGCGATCTGGGGCAAGGTTTTCCGGAATTGGGCTATGTAAGCCTGGCCGAGCTGCAATCGGTGCGTGGCCGACTTGGCCTTCCGGTCGAGCGGGATCTGCACTTCATAGCGACGAAGGCGATCAGTGCCTATGCGCGTGAAGCGCGGCTCGCGGAGCGCATCGTGACGTAG
- a CDS encoding DUF736 domain-containing protein — MANIGTFTAQNDSFTGTVRTLTLNVKVKIVPNAKESENAPDYRIVAGNFEIGAAWKKISKAERPYLSATLDDPSFPATIYARLVEGEDGAHNLIWSRSKGD, encoded by the coding sequence ATGGCAAACATCGGCACCTTCACCGCACAGAACGACAGCTTCACCGGCACGGTTCGCACCCTGACGCTCAACGTCAAGGTCAAAATCGTTCCGAACGCCAAGGAAAGCGAGAACGCCCCGGACTACCGCATCGTCGCCGGCAACTTCGAGATCGGCGCGGCGTGGAAGAAAATCAGCAAGGCAGAGCGGCCCTACCTGTCGGCGACCCTCGACGATCCGTCGTTCCCGGCGACCATCTACGCTCGTCTGGTCGAAGGCGAGGACGGCGCGCACAACCTGATCTGGTCGCGCAGCAAGGGCGACTGA
- a CDS encoding DUF932 domain-containing protein, with the protein MQLSSRFANATPILRADHPLSDDQIRSVAPSIFAEEKHQSRSDRYTYIPTGEVLGALRKEGFQPFMVCQTRVRDTGKREHTKHMLRLRHAAQINGAEANEIILLNSHDGTSSYQMLAGMFRFVCSNGLVCGDTMADLRIPHKGDVIGQVIEGAYDVLDGFELVRERQEGMAAITLDHGESEVFARAALSLKYDDPVKPAPITETQLLQPRRRDDDRPDLWSTFNRVQENLVQGGLSARTANGRRNRTRAIQGIDQNVKVNRALWILAEEMKRLKG; encoded by the coding sequence ATGCAACTCAGTTCCCGTTTCGCAAACGCTACACCCATCTTACGCGCCGACCATCCGTTATCGGATGATCAGATTCGCAGCGTAGCCCCTTCCATCTTCGCGGAGGAAAAGCACCAGAGCCGATCCGACCGCTACACCTACATCCCGACCGGAGAGGTATTGGGTGCCCTGCGAAAGGAAGGCTTCCAGCCGTTCATGGTTTGCCAGACGCGCGTACGCGATACCGGCAAGCGTGAACACACCAAGCACATGCTGCGGCTACGCCACGCAGCGCAGATCAACGGCGCGGAGGCCAACGAAATCATTCTGCTGAACTCGCACGACGGCACCAGCAGTTATCAGATGCTGGCGGGAATGTTCCGTTTCGTTTGCAGCAATGGGCTGGTATGCGGCGACACCATGGCCGACCTGCGCATCCCGCACAAGGGCGACGTGATCGGCCAGGTGATCGAAGGTGCCTACGATGTACTGGATGGGTTCGAGCTGGTGCGCGAACGTCAGGAAGGGATGGCCGCCATCACGCTGGACCACGGCGAATCGGAGGTATTTGCCCGCGCCGCGTTGTCGCTGAAATACGATGACCCGGTCAAGCCTGCGCCCATCACGGAAACACAATTGCTGCAGCCTCGACGCCGGGACGACGACCGGCCCGACCTGTGGAGCACGTTCAACCGCGTGCAGGAAAATCTGGTTCAAGGTGGGCTGTCTGCACGCACGGCCAACGGACGCAGGAACCGCACCCGCGCCATTCAGGGCATTGATCAGAACGTCAAGGTCAACCGGGCGCTGTGGATACTGGCCGAAGAGATGAAACGGCTCAAAGGCTGA
- the radC gene encoding RadC family protein translates to MSQLSLSLDSSLLVRDVAGVYRPANADEVLQAARRVLAGQMRGCEALTSPQVVRDFLRVKLGALEHEVFAVIHLDAQNRVIDYVEMFRGTVSQTSVYPREVVKEALARNSAALLLVHNHPSGAAEPSRADELLTQTLKSALALVDVRVLDHLIVAGSAILSFAERGLL, encoded by the coding sequence ATGTCGCAACTTTCTCTTTCTCTCGATTCCTCCCTTCTCGTTCGCGATGTCGCGGGCGTCTACCGTCCGGCCAATGCCGACGAGGTGTTGCAAGCTGCGCGGCGTGTACTCGCCGGGCAGATGCGCGGCTGCGAAGCGCTGACCTCGCCGCAGGTGGTGCGCGACTTCCTGCGGGTCAAGCTGGGGGCGCTGGAACACGAGGTGTTCGCCGTCATCCATCTGGATGCGCAGAACCGGGTCATCGACTACGTCGAGATGTTTCGCGGCACGGTGAGCCAGACATCGGTGTATCCGCGTGAGGTGGTCAAGGAGGCACTGGCCAGGAACAGCGCTGCGTTACTGCTGGTGCATAACCACCCGTCGGGTGCAGCCGAACCCTCGCGGGCCGATGAGCTGCTGACGCAGACGCTCAAATCGGCGCTGGCGCTGGTGGACGTGCGGGTGCTGGATCACCTGATCGTCGCCGGTAGCGCCATCCTGTCGTTTGCCGAACGCGGGCTGTTGTAG
- a CDS encoding type IV toxin-antitoxin system AbiEi family antitoxin yields the protein MMPESLTTERQLIEQFLDTLRALPDVHAELDHREPAGLASDSRHDAQIDLRVAGKPFILLIEAKKAVYPRDVRQVLWQFREISHNRPKGQSGDEALSLLIAESISPGAKELLRDERVGYYDSGGSLYLPAPGAFLYIDKPPPKTLSKSVRSLFSGRRAQVLHTLLMRHQDWFGGKELAEQALVSPATASQVLTELERFDWLVSRGQGPSKERHLREPAALLDAWVKQLASIRPPALRRYYVPSMKADTLLEHIEQVFATHEVGYAISHEAAAQRYAPFLSSVSQVRCRVLVGTAADAAIGELGARVVNEGANLAIIEAKSPGELLFRERVGGIWLASPIQVYLDLLRGEGRTKEMAEHLRKERIGF from the coding sequence ATGATGCCTGAATCGCTTACAACCGAACGACAGTTGATTGAACAGTTCCTCGACACCCTTCGGGCACTGCCGGATGTGCACGCCGAACTGGATCACCGGGAGCCTGCCGGATTAGCTAGTGACAGCAGACACGACGCCCAGATCGACCTGAGGGTCGCCGGCAAGCCCTTCATCTTGCTGATCGAAGCGAAAAAAGCCGTCTACCCGAGAGATGTACGTCAGGTTCTGTGGCAATTCAGGGAAATCAGTCACAACAGGCCCAAAGGGCAGAGTGGCGACGAGGCGCTATCGCTTCTGATCGCCGAGTCGATCTCTCCGGGCGCCAAGGAACTGCTCAGGGATGAACGCGTCGGCTACTACGACAGCGGCGGCAGCTTGTATCTGCCTGCGCCGGGCGCCTTTCTCTACATCGACAAGCCGCCACCCAAGACCCTGTCAAAGTCAGTGCGATCCCTGTTTTCCGGGCGGCGCGCGCAGGTGCTGCACACCCTGCTGATGCGTCATCAGGATTGGTTCGGCGGCAAGGAACTCGCCGAGCAAGCTTTGGTGTCGCCGGCAACTGCCTCGCAGGTGCTGACGGAACTGGAGCGCTTCGACTGGTTGGTGTCGCGTGGGCAAGGCCCCAGCAAAGAGCGTCACCTCAGAGAGCCTGCGGCGCTACTGGATGCTTGGGTGAAGCAGCTCGCTTCCATTCGCCCCCCCGCGCTGCGCCGCTACTACGTCCCCTCCATGAAAGCGGACACCCTGCTGGAGCACATCGAGCAGGTCTTCGCCACCCATGAGGTCGGGTACGCGATCAGCCACGAAGCTGCTGCACAGCGATACGCACCGTTCCTTTCCAGTGTGTCCCAAGTGCGCTGCCGCGTGCTGGTCGGCACTGCCGCCGATGCCGCCATCGGCGAACTCGGCGCACGTGTGGTCAATGAAGGTGCAAATCTCGCGATCATCGAAGCGAAGTCCCCTGGCGAGCTGCTGTTCCGCGAGCGAGTTGGCGGTATCTGGCTGGCCAGCCCTATCCAAGTCTACCTCGATCTGCTGCGTGGCGAAGGCCGCACCAAGGAAATGGCCGAGCATCTGCGCAAAGAAAGGATCGGTTTCTAA
- a CDS encoding restriction endonuclease translates to MRGNETGFPADIKGCMKDCILSLFWPRKDIVGFFEKHGCTKAEVSSLQIEGESGLKRHEIIDVLFDTLNARPDNGLGPFRAMLQSLLAWSHFDPYYFDKLRKLDRAAANKNLEHLRQLQEIRDAKIKADRERRATNDAARQQATATLDELRTEYLDLLANKTSRQQRGYALERILAELARLSRLETTEAFRVAGEQIDGAVKFDGEHYLIEAKWQDKSASNEPVYQFAGKVAGKLYGRGLFISVNGFSAEVVRSLILGKEIQTLFVDGEDLILVLEGHLNLRDMIDRKVKAAQTKGLIYVHPISGAEKKA, encoded by the coding sequence ATGAGGGGGAACGAGACGGGTTTCCCTGCCGACATCAAGGGGTGCATGAAAGACTGCATCTTGTCCTTGTTCTGGCCGCGCAAGGACATCGTCGGCTTTTTTGAGAAGCACGGATGCACGAAGGCCGAAGTGAGTAGCCTGCAAATCGAAGGTGAGAGTGGCCTCAAGCGGCACGAGATCATTGACGTGCTCTTCGATACGCTGAACGCGCGTCCCGACAACGGGCTTGGGCCGTTTCGCGCCATGCTGCAGTCGCTGCTGGCATGGTCGCACTTCGACCCGTATTACTTCGACAAACTTCGCAAGTTAGACCGCGCGGCAGCGAATAAAAATCTTGAGCACTTACGGCAGTTGCAGGAAATCCGCGACGCAAAGATCAAGGCGGATCGAGAGCGCCGAGCGACTAACGACGCAGCGCGCCAACAGGCGACAGCCACACTGGATGAACTACGGACTGAATATCTTGACCTGCTGGCTAACAAGACTTCGCGACAACAGCGCGGTTATGCGTTGGAGCGCATTCTGGCCGAACTTGCTCGGCTTTCCCGTCTAGAGACGACAGAGGCATTTCGCGTGGCTGGTGAACAGATCGATGGTGCCGTGAAGTTCGATGGAGAGCACTACCTCATCGAAGCCAAATGGCAGGACAAGTCAGCAAGCAATGAACCGGTGTACCAGTTCGCTGGCAAGGTGGCCGGCAAGCTCTATGGGCGTGGTTTGTTCATTTCTGTCAACGGTTTCAGTGCTGAAGTCGTCCGCAGCCTCATTCTGGGAAAAGAAATCCAGACACTCTTCGTCGATGGTGAAGATTTGATCTTGGTGTTGGAAGGACACTTGAACCTTCGCGACATGATAGATCGCAAGGTGAAAGCGGCGCAAACAAAGGGCCTCATCTACGTGCATCCGATCTCAGGTGCAGAAAAGAAGGCTTAG
- a CDS encoding SIR2 family anti-phage-associated protein, translated as MKAYRGGKEITDIKELKAHIASAARLENVGVFLGSGCSLSAGGKMVKAIWESFKSDYTDSYAYFLANYFITPEEDADAAKVNIEYKFDSIETALIEWKRGKRVQAEIDSLKEHQHNLYRAVLNGVKLSEDFWKSPDAPMYDSKLIDHRRLLIKLVGNRQPGQGAPWLFTTNYDLAIEWAAESLGLLVLNGFSGLHNRTFAAHNFDLGFRNNLGRGEARFGVYNCYLVKLHGSLTWLSEGAQRVREIPADYAKLRIDEFLKSTKPLESPGLMIYPSAAKYVHTTGYVYAELIRKFSEFLSRNQTCIMVSGYSFGDEHLNRVLLSALQNPTLHMIVYLPELEAALATPTTAGHEFVRRLHELALPQVTLVGSDKDAYFDKLVEDIPAPALLDDRTEQARKLMRLFEEVAHSGVVPAVPPPSAAGAV; from the coding sequence ATGAAGGCGTACCGCGGTGGGAAGGAAATTACTGACATCAAAGAGTTGAAGGCGCACATTGCCAGTGCGGCACGCTTGGAGAATGTCGGCGTCTTTCTCGGTTCTGGCTGCTCGTTGTCCGCCGGCGGAAAGATGGTCAAGGCCATATGGGAATCCTTCAAATCTGACTACACTGATTCCTACGCGTATTTCCTAGCAAATTATTTCATCACGCCAGAAGAGGATGCGGATGCGGCTAAAGTCAATATTGAATACAAGTTCGATTCGATCGAAACAGCGCTGATCGAATGGAAGCGGGGAAAACGTGTTCAGGCTGAAATCGATTCACTGAAGGAGCATCAACACAATTTGTATCGCGCGGTACTCAACGGCGTGAAGTTGTCGGAAGACTTCTGGAAGTCACCCGATGCACCAATGTACGATAGCAAACTAATCGATCACCGTCGGTTACTGATCAAGTTGGTCGGAAATCGTCAGCCTGGGCAAGGTGCTCCGTGGCTGTTCACCACAAATTACGATTTGGCTATCGAGTGGGCGGCCGAATCGCTTGGGCTGCTCGTACTCAACGGGTTTTCCGGGCTCCACAACCGCACCTTCGCGGCGCATAACTTCGACCTTGGTTTTCGAAACAATCTCGGGCGCGGCGAAGCGCGATTCGGCGTCTACAACTGCTACCTAGTCAAGCTGCACGGCTCGCTGACATGGTTGTCGGAGGGCGCGCAGCGCGTCAGGGAGATTCCAGCGGACTACGCAAAATTGCGCATTGATGAGTTCCTAAAGTCCACCAAGCCGCTGGAATCCCCTGGATTGATGATCTATCCGAGCGCGGCGAAATATGTCCACACGACCGGCTACGTATATGCCGAGTTGATCCGGAAGTTCAGCGAGTTTCTGTCACGCAACCAGACATGCATCATGGTGTCCGGCTATTCGTTTGGCGACGAGCACCTAAACAGGGTGCTACTTTCTGCATTGCAGAACCCAACGCTACACATGATCGTGTATTTACCAGAATTAGAGGCTGCACTGGCAACACCGACGACAGCAGGGCACGAGTTTGTACGGCGATTGCATGAACTGGCGCTGCCGCAAGTGACGCTGGTTGGGTCTGACAAGGACGCATACTTTGACAAGCTCGTTGAGGACATTCCCGCACCAGCGTTGCTGGATGATCGCACTGAACAGGCGCGAAAGCTCATGCGATTGTTCGAGGAAGTTGCCCACAGTGGCGTGGTGCCCGCAGTGCCGCCGCCGAGTGCGGCCGGCGCCGTTTGA
- a CDS encoding ATP-binding protein, which produces MLTSRLPIGYVVAVNGTEITLNINDDHRGQVAAHADGISFIGQPSDFIGIDAGSDVIVARITSIQYAEPKHAHSAGVGGMYGYEEPLRQISARSVGYLSRDAARMSFSAHEWRLPALGAAAFPLTRVEQLATVAVPEGEAAILLGHDARTGMVPVEVPLSTLLGRHLAVLGSTGQGKTNFVASLTQTLLNRLTHPRIVIFDINGEYANAFSHIQDDGLRISVVGTKEKANNDYDGKAEFLRIPYFALGRHGLGRLLLPSEKTQMPALRFSIDRLKYLQTDAEGAGLIGEKISLFDDCRGGDASDATDVISRLRDPAKLTEAKAWPHMRALSCLASDWYAIQKTKSGYERSSFLFGHIQSLVNRIRSLIDDERFRTVVDIEGGAPSNAGLNLDDEATTLINKLFGSPEDDKAFKVHVIDMSNVAQDLMPFVLGSLLELFASELFKRGPGKSHPTFLVLEEAHHYLRQLPGDSETGQHALAYERLAKEGRKFGLSLLVSTQRPSELSPTVLAQCGTWCVFRLTNEQDQRSIASATEHGGGYILKFLPGLPRGQAILLGGASPLPIVIATPEAAPKPISSDADFLVKWGIKPT; this is translated from the coding sequence ATGCTGACTAGTAGGCTTCCCATCGGCTATGTGGTGGCTGTAAACGGCACCGAGATCACGTTGAATATTAACGACGATCATCGTGGCCAAGTTGCCGCGCATGCAGATGGAATTTCGTTCATCGGGCAACCCAGCGATTTTATCGGCATCGACGCGGGCTCCGACGTGATCGTGGCACGCATTACATCCATTCAGTATGCGGAGCCGAAACATGCACACAGTGCTGGCGTCGGAGGGATGTACGGTTACGAAGAGCCATTGCGTCAGATCAGCGCGCGTAGCGTCGGATACCTCAGCAGAGACGCAGCGAGGATGTCATTTTCAGCGCATGAATGGCGACTCCCTGCGCTCGGAGCGGCCGCGTTCCCGCTGACCCGCGTCGAGCAGCTCGCGACCGTTGCCGTTCCTGAAGGGGAGGCGGCCATTCTGCTGGGACATGATGCACGCACCGGCATGGTTCCTGTGGAAGTCCCTCTTTCCACGCTGTTGGGGCGGCACTTGGCCGTGTTGGGATCGACTGGCCAAGGGAAGACAAACTTCGTTGCGTCACTGACGCAGACCTTGCTCAACAGGCTGACGCACCCCCGCATCGTGATCTTCGACATCAATGGCGAATACGCGAATGCGTTCTCGCACATACAGGACGATGGGCTTCGTATTTCGGTAGTCGGCACGAAGGAAAAGGCTAATAACGACTATGACGGGAAGGCGGAGTTCTTGCGAATCCCGTATTTCGCGCTTGGTCGCCATGGGCTCGGACGCCTTCTCCTGCCAAGCGAGAAGACACAAATGCCAGCACTGCGGTTCTCCATCGATCGACTCAAATATCTTCAAACGGATGCAGAAGGAGCCGGGCTCATCGGCGAAAAGATCAGTCTGTTCGACGATTGCCGTGGGGGCGACGCGTCGGATGCAACGGACGTTATTTCTAGGCTGCGCGATCCGGCCAAGCTTACCGAAGCAAAGGCATGGCCGCACATGCGTGCGCTGTCGTGCCTTGCATCCGATTGGTACGCGATCCAGAAGACTAAAAGTGGCTACGAGCGCTCCAGCTTTTTATTCGGGCATATTCAGTCGCTGGTTAACCGCATCCGGAGCTTAATTGACGACGAACGCTTTCGGACTGTGGTCGATATCGAGGGTGGTGCCCCAAGCAACGCGGGGCTCAACTTGGACGATGAAGCCACCACATTGATCAACAAGTTGTTTGGTTCGCCTGAAGACGACAAGGCATTCAAAGTGCATGTCATCGACATGAGCAATGTCGCCCAGGATCTGATGCCATTTGTGCTTGGATCGTTGCTTGAGCTTTTCGCGTCAGAGTTGTTCAAGCGTGGGCCAGGCAAGTCCCATCCCACATTCCTGGTTCTCGAAGAAGCTCACCACTACTTGCGCCAGTTGCCAGGTGATAGCGAAACAGGGCAGCACGCCTTGGCATACGAGCGACTTGCGAAAGAGGGACGAAAATTCGGCTTGTCACTGCTGGTCAGCACGCAGCGCCCATCGGAGTTGTCTCCCACAGTTCTGGCGCAATGCGGGACCTGGTGCGTGTTCAGGCTGACAAATGAGCAGGATCAGCGATCGATAGCCAGCGCTACGGAGCACGGCGGTGGCTACATATTGAAATTCCTACCTGGTCTGCCTCGTGGACAGGCCATCCTCCTGGGTGGCGCGTCTCCGCTGCCAATTGTTATTGCCACGCCTGAGGCAGCACCAAAGCCGATCTCTAGCGATGCCGACTTTCTCGTCAAATGGGGCATCAAGCCGACATGA
- a CDS encoding poly-gamma-glutamate hydrolase family protein, whose amino-acid sequence MNGSAANYRSYVDLAKAQVEGADYRVYVRTKADSLVAVIVPHGGHIEQYTSDIARAIAGEDFNLYLFEGIRHSGNYAALHLTSHWFDEPRCLELLSNCDHIVAIHGCGGEAQQALIGGLDEELKAVVAQSMAAFGVETLLVDHPFPATDPKNICNRGRRGIGVQIEMTMSLRLQGPRDALSAAIRSVLLALPKRSCEGGGGQ is encoded by the coding sequence ATGAATGGTTCCGCTGCCAACTATAGGAGCTACGTCGACCTCGCGAAAGCACAAGTTGAGGGAGCCGATTACAGAGTCTATGTGCGCACGAAGGCAGATTCATTGGTGGCGGTGATCGTGCCGCACGGCGGCCACATCGAGCAGTACACATCCGATATCGCGCGTGCGATCGCCGGCGAGGATTTCAATCTCTATTTATTCGAGGGTATCCGCCATTCTGGAAACTATGCAGCGCTCCATCTGACCAGTCACTGGTTTGACGAGCCGCGATGTTTGGAGTTGCTGTCCAACTGCGACCATATTGTGGCGATTCATGGTTGTGGTGGTGAGGCACAACAGGCGCTCATCGGTGGACTCGACGAGGAGCTGAAGGCAGTCGTGGCACAGTCGATGGCGGCCTTCGGTGTCGAAACGCTGTTGGTAGATCACCCGTTTCCGGCGACCGATCCCAAGAATATTTGCAATCGCGGTAGACGGGGAATCGGTGTGCAGATCGAGATGACGATGTCTTTAAGGCTTCAAGGCCCGCGTGATGCGCTCTCTGCTGCCATCCGCTCGGTGTTATTGGCTTTGCCGAAACGTTCATGCGAGGGAGGGGGGGGCCAATGA